From the genome of Brienomyrus brachyistius isolate T26 chromosome 8, BBRACH_0.4, whole genome shotgun sequence, one region includes:
- the mdfic2 gene encoding myoD family inhibitor domain-containing protein 2 encodes MDALSGRQSDPGDDCASVILTCLFCRFSELLLMLPPLCEAALSHRFSASAQQPPATNDDIGCGLEFDCSALEVCLEAGECLELAMEISEICYR; translated from the exons ATGGACGCCCTCTCCGGCCGCCAGTCTGACCCTGGAG ACGACTGTGCTTCCGTTATCCTGACCTGCCTCTTCTGCAGGTTCTCCGAGCTCCTGCTCATGCTACCGCCGCTCTGCGAGGCTGCACTGAGCCATCGCTTCTCCGCCTCGGCCCAACAGCCGCCCGCTACCAACGACGACATTGGCTGCGGCCTGGAGTTCGACTGCAGCGCGCTGGAGGTGTGTCTGGAGGCGGGCGAGTGCCTGGAGCTGGCCATGGAGATCTCTGAGATCTGCTACCGCTGA